Within Dictyostelium discoideum AX4 chromosome 4 chromosome, whole genome shotgun sequence, the genomic segment gaacaatcaaaaaaaattttcaaaaaaaaaaaaaaaaaaaaaaaaaaagaaaaaaaaaaaaaaaaaaatataaatcaaattgatataaaaatataaacataaaaaaataataaattatcataaaACATTTTTCAAGCAAAGAAAGTGTcgttgttattgttttttttttttttttttgtgtgtatTGTAGGGGTAAACCAACACATCCAAACATTGAAATAAAACTGATTTGTTTTTGTGTTGTGTTGTGTCGGTGTGgtcttttttaaatcttttttttcttttttttattattatttttagtctttcacaccttttttttatttatatatactattttatataatttctaCAAATGttataatcaaaattaacaaaCCAAGCACACTTATAACCCCACATgtgattaaaaattaaaaaaaaaaaaaaaataaaaaaaaaaaaataaaaaaaaacttaaaattatttatattattatcattattattatttttttttttttatatttttaccttttattctttatctcaatgataaatataattttaattttttaatttatttttaacccattttgtttatttgcgtgttgaagttttttttttttttttttttttttatcatctcTCTATTTGtacatttaattaaatttgtaaaactacccatcaatttcttttatttaaatattattattattattattattattattattattttttatatttaattttattatttttttttatttttttttattttttttttttgtatgtAAATAACCCACATATACTAATAaacataaaataattattatttttacccatattatttttttagtatataataaattgtaCATATACAATATATTCAcccatatatttttttttttttaaaaaaaaaaaaaatatacaaaataaattactttaatataataataataataaaaataataaaaataataataataaaaaaaaaaaaacaaagttatatatatatatataactaAATTCagttataaatttttttttaaatatgatatttaaaaatgttaataaaaaagttgtaatattattattattatatatttgttttattcaaataataaaatcaatgaaaCATGAATGTATTTAtgatcatttattaaaagaaaataaaaatcatagaaaaaaacagcaacaacaaaaccaTCAAGAAATaccaaaacaattatttaaatcaaaattattattaaattcaaaaataacaacaaataataataataatagtagtgatgaaaaattaacaTTAGAAAATACAaaaccaatttcaatatttttatattcagATTCATTATTAGCAAAAAATGATGCAGAATATACGTGTGGTATGAGCGGACAATATATAAATGGTGGACAATATAGATGTAAAGAAGAGGATATACTGACAAGTGATAAACGTTATTATTTGGTTAATACTATACTATCAAGAACCATTGAGATACTTAGGTCAACATTACAAGTACCACAAAGACAGGGAGGTAATATAACGGTGGATGGAAATGCATGCAGTTCTTCAACGGCGGGACCCATACAATACCCACCCCATTTAACAAGTCCTGGTGTTGATGCAGATTTAATACTGTTTTTAACAGCAAGACCCATTCTATCCAACGGTACTGTATTGGCATTTGGTTTCGATTGTACTTTAGATCAATCATTGCGTACAATAGTGGGACAATTGAATTTCAACCCATCGTCAATATCAATGGCGCCCAAGGACTATAGATTTCAAATGGGTGTGGCCATTCACGAGTTGTCGCATGTTTTGGGCTTTTCAAAGGACCGTTTCGAAAAGAAAGGTTTGATGAAATCATTTGACAAACGAAATACCACTGCTGATGGGTCGAGTAAGCTATCGAATATGATAGTGTCTCCAAATGTGGTGTCTTTTGTAAGAAAGTTTTTCGATTGTCCAACTTTGGAAGGCGCCGAATTGGAGGATCAAGGTGGCACAGGTACCGAGTACTCTCATTGGGAAAAACGGATTTTCGATAATGAGTATATGACTGGCACCGCTTCACAATATCCAATATTTTCAAACCTAACTCTATCATTATTCGCCGACCTTGGTTTCTACGCTGTAAACTTCACCAATGCTGAGACTTTAGTGTGGGGTAATGGCCTAGGTTGCACATTTGCAAGTAAACCTTGTAACGAATGGGGTAACAGTAAACTGTTTTGCACATCAATTGGTAGTAGAGCACTCTGTTCATATGATAGGATTTCAAAGGGTCAATGCTCAATCACTCGTCAACCTGATATACCAGACTATTACAATTACCTAAATGGCTTAAATGGCAATAATGGTAATCGAGTTGGTGGTGATATGTTACCTGACTATTGCCCATCGATTGAAGGTTATTCAAACATGTTTTGTGTTGATAGTTCACATAACAGTTATTTCAATACCAATAGTACTAGTGCAGATCCCAACCCCAATGCTTATGGTGAACTTTATGGTGCTTCAAGTCGTTGTTTCGATAgttcattaattgattcacAAGATATAACTTATTTACAAACTGAAGCTAGATGTTATCCAACCCATTGTTTATCTCcttacaaattaaaaattaaagttggtcaatatttttataattgtcCTTATGGTGGTTCAGTTACAATTCCAAATTATTTAGGTTCAATAACTTGTCCAGCAAGTAAAGAAGTTTGTATAGATGCACCACTTGATAATACTTGGCCAACTTTTGAGTATGCTAATAAACCAAGTGGTTCACCTGGTGATACTATAACAATTTTTGgtagaaattttttaaataataataataataataataataataataataataataataataataataataataataataataataataataataataataataataataataataatagtaatagtaataatagtagtaatagtaatagtaatagtagtaatagtaatagtaatagtaatagtagtaatattaatagtaatgaaataattaataattcaacaattaaagttttaattctaaatattgaaatgataaatttatatGTTACAGATACAATGATAATTGGTACAATTAATCCAAATGGATATGAAAATCCACAAAAAACTGATGGTATGGAAGCTAATATAATCATTGTTAATACTGAAACCAAAAGGAATGATAATGCTTATGGTTTTATTCTATTTGTCCCATATGAAAAAGATCCAACAACAGTTTCCAAAGTTAAACAATGGTTTAAAGATCATTGGTATGTTGCTTTATTAGTTGGTTTGGCTGTATTAGGTTTTATAGGTGGTATAGTacgttgtatttgttgttcaAGTAGAAAACCAAAAGgtaatcaatcaaaaatgaAACGATATCCACAACAACCatatgaataaaaaatagtttttaacaaaaaataaagaaaatgtaTGAAATAAGAaaacatacatacatacatacatatatACAAAcaataaagttttatttttttaatataatataaatatatatatatatatgtgttttttaattaattaattgtttattttttatttattatttaattaaaataataaatttgttcAAAATCTGGTACAGTTGATTCAGAATATTGTGGagtataattataaattaaggTTGAAGCTTCAACTGATGGATCAGAGAAAGAGTGAAGTGATTTTCTACATTCATTAACGAAAAAGTTTGAAGTGTATTGATTGGCCATGATTGAGTCGAATGAATGATTCATTACTTCTTGATCCCACCATTCGAAAATTGGTTTCTCTGGATGCCATTGAGTACCATAGATTGGATAGTTCTTTGCCTCGATGGTAGAGATAAAGGTATTACCATCACGATCTACATTGGTTGATAAAACATCAAAGAAAGTATTGATTGATGATGTTTGTTGATAGGTTTGTGGTGATAAACCAAATTGATGATTATTCATTGTAATTGGTTCGCTTGCTAATGATTGCATAATGCTTGATGATGCCAATGAGAATAATCTACTACCGGCTGCTAATGATGTGAAGTTTAATGGTACAGTGTAGTTTTCTGAATTGTAGGATGAGagtaaattgaaattgtCTGCTGATAATAATGCCAACTCTTGGAATCCCATGCATGTTCCCCATAATGGGAAATAGTCACCATTGTTGTTAAACTCTACTACTTGAGACCAAATCGATTGGATGGTGTCAGTGTAAACGGTTTGATTGTTGAAATCTACACCACCACCTGGGAAGAATACACCATTGATTGATCCCATTAATTCTGTTAAACTCTTAATATCGATATCGTATAAAATTGGTACAACTCTTGCTCCTGCACTTTCAATATATTTGACATAACTGGCTGCAATATATTGACTTCCAAATGTAGTCATATCACCATCAGTTGGTTGTGTTAATATACCAATAATTGGtctattattgattttagtTTGTCCATTTACTTTTACAATACCAACCattaaaatgattgaaattattactacaattaatttattcatcctttttatttttttttttttttaatatggatgatttatttaatgaaataaaaaaaaaatgaaaaaaaaaaaatgaaataatacgataaatttttaaaaaataaaaaaaaaaaaataaaaaaaaaattaaaattaaattttttttaaaaaaattaaaaacaattgtcTTAAACCTCGTgggaaattttaaaataaaatcaaaaaaaaatatctaaaaaccCCCaggaattatttgaaataaaaaaaaatgaaatacgGAGTTCATATTATCATTCGTgtatttttttctattttattttttaattaaaatgattaaattattaaaaaaaagtgtcgagctttaaaatttaaactcGGCAAAGATCTTTAttcttcaaaaaaattaatgaccTCATTGtgtgaaatttttttatttttttttttttttttttttttttatttttattttttatttttttttatttttttttatttttatttttatttttgtgtgGTTCACATAAAccataatattataataattattgtttaattttaatatttattaatttttttaattttttaattttttttttaatatatttcttattacataattaaaaatgaacgGAGATGAATCAAACCTccataataatgatataattGATGAAggtaaattcaaaatatataAACAAGGAAACAAAACATATTGgtataaaattgatatttatcAAAGTTTATTATCTTGGTATGAAAGTGagtataaaaaatttttttttttttttcctcctctctttaaaattttattataaataaattaattaattaattaattaattaattttcaatcaaattacttactaattttaattttaattttttaattttttaatttttttatttttattttttttttttattatataatagaAAGAGATGACGAATCAGCAACATCATTTTTAATGGTTCATCAAATTACATCAATTGAACCATGTACAAGTCCAAATAATGATAGTGATAAATATTttgtaaaagtttttttaaatgaaagggaaaaaatttcaaatgatgacaatgaagaaattgatgatgataagattttatttatttttagttattCAAAAGAGAGAGATGCATTCATTGAATCATTGAAAAAAtgtaaacaatttaaaattgaaattaatagtaAGAATGttacaaatattaaaccAGCTTCACCAAAGGGTAAatcgtcatcatcaccatcattatcagCATCACTTTCACAAAAAAAGCCATCAACCGGTAGTGGTTTCATTGGTACCAATAGAAAATCTTTAACAAAACCCCAATCTTTCTCTCAAGTTAAAGCACCTTCAAGACCTGGTAgtcaaacttttttaatgGGTTCATTTAGACaagttgaaaataataataataataataatgatgatgataatgataatgatgaaattgatgatcaacaagaagaagaagaagaaatagAGCAAGAAGAAGAgcaattagaaaaagaaaatgaaaaagaaaaagaacaacaagaaattattgaaaaacaaaaagaaattgaaaaacaaaaagaaattgaaaaagaaaaagtaaaacaaaaagaacaagaaaaaaaaaatgaaaaggaaagacaagaaaaagaaaaactagaaaaaataaaagagaaagaaagagaaagagaaaaagaaagagataaAGAAAGAGagttagaaaaagaaagagaaagattaaaagaaaaagaaagagagaaattaaaagaaaaagaaaaagagaaacaaaaacaaaaagaaaacgAAAagcaaaaagaaaatgaaaaacaaaaagaacaggaaaaacaaaaagaaatcgAGAAGCAAAAAGaacaagaaaaacaaaaagaactTGAAAAGCAAAAAGAAAacgaaaaacaaaaagaaattgaaaaacaaaaagagcaagaaaatgaagattCAATGAATATAATTCAAGACGAAATTAATGGAAAGAAAGAAGacgaacaacaacaacagcaacaacagcaacagcaacagcaacaacaaaaacaatcattaccaattaaacaagttaaatttgaaacaatTGAGCAAGttgaaagtttaaaaaatagtttacAAATTAGTTTTGATTCAAGCGAACAACCACAAACTAAATCAGAAACAACTGAAGGAGGAGaaactacaacaacttcaacaacctcaacaacaaattctaCAATTCAAAGTTTAAAAGTTGTAAATTATAGATCAACAGGTCGTTCagaggatgatgataataatataccaGTTGAAAGTAAGAGTGCTATTACATTTAGaaaatcaccatcattaaattcaagTGGTGGAGGTGGAAATAAAAGAGTTTTTAATAGTAAAGTTAATGGTAGTATTAATAGTAGTGATGATGGTAATTCAAATCTATTTGGATATGGTGGCAGTTTAAATGGTagtaataattcattaacaacaacaacaacaactacaacttcatcatcaacatcaacaccatccttaaataattatccaaataatattagatTATCAGGATCAGGTACAAAATTACCAATTGGTCAACAAGGTTTAAGCCAAGATTCAAATggttattatattattggtaataatacaaatcaATTAAGATCAATCATTGGTAGATCAGTTGCTGGTGATTCATCCTTTACTGGTATTATAGctggtaaatttaaaatcgaTTGGAGACCTACCCAACAAATTTGGCTTGTAAATTTAGagagtggtggtggtaatagtggtagtaataatagtagtccATTATTATCtcatagtaataatagtattgatAGTTatggtagtggtaatagtaataacagtaataacaataacaataataataatagtaatggtaataataataataataataataataataataataataataataataataataataataataataataataataataataataataacaacaacagtaacaatgaaattgaaattggacCAGCGACACCATCAAAAG encodes:
- the gghA gene encoding gamma-glutamyl hydrolase, which translates into the protein MNKLIVVIISIILMVGIVKVNGQTKINNRPIIGILTQPTDGDMTTFGSQYIAASYVKYIESAGARVVPILYDIDIKSLTELMGSINGVFFPGGGVDFNNQTVYTDTIQSIWSQVVEFNNNGDYFPLWGTCMGFQELALLSADNFNLLSSYNSENYTVPLNFTSLAAGSRLFSLASSSIMQSLASEPITMNNHQFGLSPQTYQQTSSINTFFDVLSTNVDRDGNTFISTIEAKNYPIYGTQWHPEKPIFEWWDQEVMNHSFDSIMANQYTSNFFVNECRKSLHSFSDPSVEASTLIYNYTPQYSESTVPDFEQIYYFN
- a CDS encoding RUN domain-containing protein, with the translated sequence MNGDESNLHNNDIIDEGKFKIYKQGNKTYWYKIDIYQSLLSWYEKRDDESATSFLMVHQITSIEPCTSPNNDSDKYFVKVFLNEREKISNDDNEEIDDDKILFIFSYSKERDAFIESLKKCKQFKIEINSKNVTNIKPASPKGKSSSSPSLSASLSQKKPSTGSGFIGTNRKSLTKPQSFSQVKAPSRPGSQTFLMGSFRQVENNNNNNNDDDNDNDEIDDQQEEEEEIEQEEEQLEKENEKEKEQQEIIEKQKEIEKQKEIEKEKVKQKEQEKKNEKERQEKEKLEKIKEKEREREKERDKERELEKERERLKEKEREKLKEKEKEKQKQKENEKQKENEKQKEQEKQKEIEKQKEQEKQKELEKQKENEKQKEIEKQKEQENEDSMNIIQDEINGKKEDEQQQQQQQQQQQQQQKQSLPIKQVKFETIEQVESLKNSLQISFDSSEQPQTKSETTEGGETTTTSTTSTTNSTIQSLKVVNYRSTGRSEDDDNNIPVESKSAITFRKSPSLNSSGGGGNKRVFNSKVNGSINSSDDGNSNLFGYGGSLNGSNNSLTTTTTTTTSSSTSTPSLNNYPNNIRLSGSGTKLPIGQQGLSQDSNGYYIIGNNTNQLRSIIGRSVAGDSSFTGIIAGKFKIDWRPTQQIWLVNLESGGGNSGSNNSSPLLSHSNNSIDSYGSGNSNNSNNNNNNNNSNGNNNNNNNNNNNNNNNNNNNNNNNNNNNNNNNSNNEIEIGPATPSKEELLFRLERKREKALEENDTILANLLKQRQIELEQSQEETFIFKGGIVLAHRNEKWELLEAPIPKNSSKTPYHQDNRPNNNNSNNNNNNNNNSNNNNNNNNNNNNNNNNNIQQSPSISSINISQQQSQTSPVIIPQSMTSSIFDGLTKVFNTVSSVVEPKLDQLLDSSLLGGSGGNGNNNNKQHEQLQKEKQQEKQILTSLEKIEQQQQQINKIPIEELKLSNNQIQEIYIKPLKKSIFDIANYFGQNSNHTKLEQYSLGDDAINKKIAILVRGRLATAIANLVSHGFIVSPTNMVGSIFRNVINGATGSGGGGSGGGNSLSSSLGNIVTGKRHLWEFIENYKKTTQHGTIAGISLIQTINTINSFENISSAWKDPNIKFRTLICVGLNQHVLDQWFALLQTDTNGISHYFHPNAIINSLDHWRLFCQCFAPILNLPFKLSLDYECKFINSPIINNGIARNSNSPSINSSAYGITTTPTTTTITNSSPFLSSIPTPNVGNIKSQLASFSNTLIDGTSTLFTELSENTNSLTQSIHSKYSNLTNSMFQSSNENNDTSINNNSNNDNNNDNLSSRKRVTFSEDGEIQHGHQQQQQQQNGNMLEKIQSSIKPLSQKIGEYFDGY